In the Glycine max cultivar Williams 82 chromosome 6, Glycine_max_v4.0, whole genome shotgun sequence genome, TCAATAAGAGTTGGATATCTTGGCAAGTGTTTAGATATGTTTTGTGAATGTGTACTGCAGATGTTGTATGTGGGACTTTTATAGACAAAACTGTACCAAATTTGCCGAAACCAACTTACCACCTTTGCCTTCAATGCCAAAtctgcctctctctctctctctctctctctctctctctatatatatatatatatatatatatatatattcatgtgtAGGATAACGAATATCCTTACatattttttgtgttatttgtgttttgtATCGTTGTTGTGGGGTATGATATACAAGTCTGGTCAGTTTAGTTTCCATATCTTTTAATTTCGTTAGATAATTTATAGCAAGAGtgtcctattttatttttttttttctggcatATTAATATCATATACCATACTTTTCAAGTTCTTACAGATCTTAATTGAGTAAAATTTGACTATATGTAAATTCATTGCACGAACACGAATTATAGCATTTCAACTGATCTTCATAacttacatatatattaatatgatattaGATAGTACagagaaataaaaagtttttgGAGGGAAAAATTTTCTTCATTGTAAAATTttgagagacaaaaaaaatgcaattaagccttttaatattatatttacttatctttgtttttacattttattaattatttaaggaatgaattgaaatattttgtacTTTAACatgatttataaaatatcatggataaaaaaataataaatagggattaataaagaaaaagtgagattttctcTTCGTTAAGGAACATTTTGCGTGAATAGCCCCCCTCACCGaaagtcttttttaaaaaaaaaatataattttgaaattgttaTCTGTGTTCATATTCAACTTAAAACATTCTTAAgaatattttatgaatatgcTGAAAAATTTTCTCCACTTCATACAAAATTCGTGttctaatattttatgattCAAACTGAGTTGTATAAGTAAGCCTAAAAAGCATAAGGTAGATACTCTCTAATTTTAACCTCATTTCATCATCTCATGAGTATTGATATCCTTGCAGACACAAAAATTTGGTTTGCATAGGTCCTTCAGAGATTCAATAtttcattccttttttttttaggtaTTCCATATTTTACTCTAAATAgtctttttgagtttttttttagtagagACTAGGAATCCTTTACTGAAAGTAATTATACATGAGTGGGATAAAATGATTATACACTacaaaaatttatctttaaatatttaagataattGTATGTATAGGAGTCAAATCTTATAATTGATTCACAAATTCAATAATATCTTTTAGTTCTGTTATTgaacaaagataaaatataatttttgggagataaaatatattatataagatatgaaattattataatcataataattagtttttaagtTAACGTCTATTATcctctaaaatatgttttagaacTTGTAACATTTTCAACGATTGTTGTTTAACGAATTGTTTATATTTAGACATTGTTActtactaatttttattatcGAAGGTAATTTATGTGTCaggttagattttttaaaataatatcttttGTCATTCAAGAATCATCATTTAAGAGAAGTTATTCAagaattacttaaaattatatcattaaaGTAAATATCTGTATAAGTTGTTTAACTATGATATGATGATTATTAAAGATCAATTAACATGagataaacaattttaaattaattgtttgaattatattaatcaGAAATGCTCTTAGAAtgatgaattaaaagaaaattacctTAATAAATACTGAAAACATCTTTATCTTCCTCCTAATTCCATTTTCACCATTGGCCACTTGTGGTTGTCTTTGGGCCCAAACTCATCCATTAGCAAGTCTCTTGTAGAGCATAGCGTGGTCCAGTATGTCACATTGCCATCAAACCATATTGGGGAtcctttttatgttatgtttggGTTTTCCTATCTTGTCATTTAggtcactctttttttttttttcattcagattttttcaataattaatttgttgatgTAGTAATTACTCACTATgaataaaaaggataaaaaaaataatgaccgTGGTACATGGCTAAACGCCAAAAGATTCTTCCTCAAACCGCAGTAAGCTTGAAACGTGGCATAATAAATCACACACATGGGGAATTGAATGCCGAGTTAACAGTTATTATTACATGACATTTTCATTGCAGGGCATGTTAGTAGGCATATAATTGgggataaaaaaggaaaaaagaaagttaaaaaagaTTAGCagcataataacaataataataatattattaatattaaaagaaagaacCGACGGGTCGCTTTTTAATCAGTGTTGCAGTCGCTTTACTAAATTCCCGTCCCAACCAATCAAGCCACAAAATTGTTGTTTACTgctcaaatttattgtttgtattttttttttttatatctttctttTCCAATCGGAgccataaaatgaaaaaaaaaaaaaaagtaaagttgTGGTAGGTATAAGATGAGCATTTCTAATGGAGCAAGAAATTGgtgattcattttctttctttgtgaATTGCATTGCAATGtaagtcttcttcttcttttccttttcctttttccctTTCCGTCTTTAGAATTCAGTGAGGTTTCCGTTATGCATTAGATTCGATTCGTCAAACCAGAAAGTTATGTGTCTATATGAAATGTATTGTATTGTACCTAGCTATCACTCACTGTTCACACTCTCAGGGATTCACTCTCTCACAACCTTCTTCTAATATCATGTGCCATTAATTTCATGTTAAATTGGTAATTTTAACGTACATATCTATCTGTTTCCCTTCAGGATCTGGATTCATTGATTGGCTTTGCGAGGTAAAAATCCCCCCTTTTTTTCAGGATCATTTCtgttttcccttttgttttaactataaaattctGTTGGTTTGATTTATAATGTTAACTGGAACATTGATACTATATGTTTCTATTCTCTGACAATGctcaaatatatatgttttttttttctgtttggaTGAATCATAGAAGGGGAGCTTGGGTGCTACTCTGAACACAAATTTTCAAGATAGCTATGggtgttgtatatttttttgtgaagaatTAATGAGCATAATGTTTTCTGAAAGATTGGGGGCAGACGAATCTCATTGTCAAGATTTACAGAGTTTGAGTGTGTCAAAGCGACTTGTGAGGAGTGTTAGCCAGAAGTGGAGGAAGAAGAGTAACAAGAATTGCGGGGAAGTGGCTGATGATGTAAATGGAGTTTCTTTAACATGCTTAAATCTGTATGGACGAGGTGGGGGCTGCAAGGTAGGTGCTGACACCACTGATGATTTTGGCGATTCAAGCAGTAGAAGGAGATCTAGTGCCAGTGACGAAGGAAAGGGATATAAGCCAATTTGTGGCCCGGAAGAAACTGCTGTGGATTGCTTTTCATATGGGGTGAAGGACAGGTTTTGGAGGAGACACAACCGAAAGAATTCTGAGCTTGAAGAATTGTTTACAAACAATAGAATGCATATCTTTCTTCCTGATGATATTCTTGAAATGTGTTTGGTTAGGCTCCCATTGACAAGTCTCATGAATGCCCGTCTCGTGTGTAAAAAATGGAGGTCATTGACCACCACGCCTAGGTTCCTCAAAATAAGAAGGGAGGGTTCATATCAAAGTCCATGGTTGTTTCTGTTCGGTGTTGTTAAAGATGGATTTTGTTCTGGTGAGATACATGCGCTGGATGTGTCTCTGAATCAATGGCACAGGATAGATGCTCATTTTCTCAGAGGAAGGTTCTTGTTCTCTGTTGCTGGTATACAGGATGATATCTTCATTGTTGGAGGATGTTCTAGCTTGACTAACTTTGGGAAAGTGGATAGGAGCTCATTCAATACACACAAAGGGGTGCTTGCATTTAGTCCCTTGACAAAATCTTGGCGTAAAATGCCATCCATGAAATATGCTAGATCAAATCCTATATTAGGAGTCTCTGAGGTCAGTTTGGATTTTCCAACTTGTCAAAGTCATCAAAGTCGGCAGGATAGACGTTTTCCAAGATCAAGGATTGGTGGGGTTTCAGACGTCTATGAGGATCCCCACAAGCTTTCAATGAGACGCCATTGCAGACCTGCTTTTAATGAGACTGAAGCTTTGTCTCTGCCCAGTCGAAAGACATACAAATTCCTTAGGCAAAAAAGTGAGCATTCAAGCTCAAAGGGCAGTAAAAGATTTTTGTTGATAGCTGTTGGAGGTCTGGGATCTTGGGATGAGCCTCTGGACTCTGGAGAAATATATGATTCTGTGTCAAATAAATGGACTGAAATCCCAAGATTACCTTTCGATTTTGGGGTTGCTCGTTCTGGAATTGTTTGTGGCAGGATGTTTTATGTTTATTCTGAAACAGACAAGCTTGCAGCATATGACATAGAACGGGGTATCTGGATTGCAATTCAAGCCACTCCAATCCCACCTCGTGTACATGGGTACTACCCCAGACTTGTATCTTCTGATGGTCGCCTTTTCATGCTCTCAGTGTCCTGGTGTGAAGGGGATGGTCAGATTGGGAGACGAA is a window encoding:
- the LOC100781930 gene encoding F-box/kelch-repeat protein At5g42350, with the protein product MSIMFSERLGADESHCQDLQSLSVSKRLVRSVSQKWRKKSNKNCGEVADDVNGVSLTCLNLYGRGGGCKVGADTTDDFGDSSSRRRSSASDEGKGYKPICGPEETAVDCFSYGVKDRFWRRHNRKNSELEELFTNNRMHIFLPDDILEMCLVRLPLTSLMNARLVCKKWRSLTTTPRFLKIRREGSYQSPWLFLFGVVKDGFCSGEIHALDVSLNQWHRIDAHFLRGRFLFSVAGIQDDIFIVGGCSSLTNFGKVDRSSFNTHKGVLAFSPLTKSWRKMPSMKYARSNPILGVSEVSLDFPTCQSHQSRQDRRFPRSRIGGVSDVYEDPHKLSMRRHCRPAFNETEALSLPSRKTYKFLRQKSEHSSSKGSKRFLLIAVGGLGSWDEPLDSGEIYDSVSNKWTEIPRLPFDFGVARSGIVCGRMFYVYSETDKLAAYDIERGIWIAIQATPIPPRVHGYYPRLVSSDGRLFMLSVSWCEGDGQIGRRNKAVRKLWELDLMYLTWTEASAHPDAPMDWNAVFVSDKSLIFGVEMFKIIGRVLGFFTVCDVSDMANWNHISRDHVTHELDVSSCLTKSVAVLHL